A window of the Cytophagaceae bacterium genome harbors these coding sequences:
- a CDS encoding 2-oxo acid dehydrogenase subunit E2 — MAKIEILMPNMGESIYECTVLKWLVNEGDTVDVDDMILEVATDKIDTEIGSSHYGKITKFLVHEGDIALIGKAICEIEIEQEADNVNSPAEPDEIINIAESLEAEVENLKTQTAPPVSSPSRFYSPLVLNIAKKENVTQEELDALIGTGLENRVTKDDIISYLSSRTTKKSKVDLTPDIQINSGQDQVVEMDRMRKMISQRMVESKRISPHVTSFIETDMTVVTNWRNREKTRFFNTYKENLTFTPILIEAVVHAIKKYPGINIQVDGEKIIYKKDINVGMAVALPNGNLIVPVIHQADKYNLPQLAAKVNDLAQRARNNQLKPEELVGGTYSVSNIGSFGNIAGTPIILQPQVAIMAFGVIRKMPAVIETPEGDLIGIRQKMVISHSFDHRVIDGSLGGLFLKEVSDYLENYSSKREIS, encoded by the coding sequence ATGGCAAAAATTGAAATTCTGATGCCCAACATGGGCGAAAGTATATATGAATGTACAGTGCTCAAGTGGCTGGTAAACGAAGGCGACACAGTCGATGTCGATGATATGATACTGGAAGTTGCTACCGATAAAATCGACACGGAAATCGGAAGTTCTCATTATGGTAAAATCACCAAATTTCTGGTTCACGAAGGTGACATTGCACTTATAGGCAAGGCAATTTGTGAAATTGAGATCGAACAAGAGGCTGATAATGTGAACAGTCCGGCAGAGCCAGATGAAATCATAAATATTGCTGAAAGTCTTGAGGCTGAAGTTGAAAATCTCAAAACTCAAACCGCACCGCCAGTTTCAAGCCCAAGTAGATTTTATTCACCTTTAGTGTTGAATATTGCAAAAAAAGAGAATGTTACTCAGGAAGAATTAGATGCACTTATTGGTACAGGCCTTGAGAATCGTGTAACCAAAGATGATATAATCAGTTATTTATCAAGCCGTACCACCAAAAAATCAAAGGTTGACCTTACCCCGGATATACAAATTAACTCCGGTCAAGATCAGGTAGTTGAAATGGATCGTATGCGAAAAATGATTTCGCAACGTATGGTTGAGTCAAAACGAATTTCCCCACATGTTACGTCATTTATTGAAACAGACATGACGGTAGTTACCAATTGGAGAAACAGAGAAAAGACCAGGTTTTTCAATACTTATAAAGAAAATCTCACATTCACGCCCATTTTAATAGAAGCGGTGGTTCATGCGATTAAAAAGTACCCGGGAATAAATATTCAGGTGGATGGTGAGAAAATCATATATAAAAAAGATATTAATGTGGGAATGGCAGTTGCACTTCCCAATGGCAATCTAATTGTGCCGGTGATACATCAGGCGGACAAATACAATTTACCGCAATTGGCAGCAAAAGTTAATGATTTGGCACAAAGAGCCCGCAATAACCAATTAAAACCTGAAGAATTGGTGGGAGGTACCTATTCTGTATCTAACATTGGGTCTTTTGGAAATATAGCGGGTACTCCAATAATTTTACAACCACAAGTGGCAATCATGGCTTTTGGTGTGATCAGAAAAATGCCGGCTGTAATCGAAACCCCCGAGGGTGACTTGATTGGAATTCGTCAAAAAATGGTAATTTCGCATTCTTTTGACCATAGAGTAATTGATGGCTCTCTGGGCGGACTGTTCTTAAAAGAAGTTTCCGATTATTTAGAAAATTATAGTTCAAAAAGAGAAATAAGCTAA